Proteins encoded in a region of the Candidatus Moanabacter tarae genome:
- the nanA gene encoding N-acetylneuraminate lyase produces MSNLRGIFPATVTPYGKSGTFDPVAMRKVIGYQLRAGVHGFYLCGGTGEGLLLKREEHRAVVETVIDEVGGKVPVISHVGAFQTDGALGRAEDARNAGVDAISALPPAYFYTPDEKEIVHYYRKLAEAAALPLLIYNIPARTGVTMTTKLYEDLLNIDEIIGMKDSTGDLFAIGKFIAQRPEATLFNGEDTVLLGGLIAGACGGIGLTYNLMPRWFVQLWDAVQGGNMAEAAELQKKINKCISILLNFNLIAAAKQMMAWIGLECGVPRTPLRELEDDEKIQLRKNLENTGYFEQA; encoded by the coding sequence ATGAGTAATCTTCGTGGTATATTCCCAGCTACTGTAACACCCTATGGCAAGAGCGGCACCTTCGATCCGGTGGCAATGCGTAAGGTTATCGGCTACCAGTTGAGAGCGGGTGTGCATGGATTTTATCTTTGCGGTGGAACGGGAGAGGGACTGCTCCTGAAGCGGGAGGAACATAGAGCAGTCGTTGAGACTGTGATTGACGAAGTAGGGGGCAAGGTTCCGGTAATTAGTCATGTTGGTGCATTCCAAACGGATGGTGCTCTGGGCCGAGCAGAAGATGCGCGGAATGCTGGAGTGGACGCTATTTCGGCATTACCGCCAGCTTATTTTTACACACCCGATGAAAAGGAGATTGTACATTACTACAGAAAACTAGCGGAAGCAGCGGCTCTTCCACTGTTAATCTACAATATTCCTGCCCGCACTGGGGTGACGATGACCACGAAACTTTATGAAGACCTACTCAATATCGACGAAATAATCGGAATGAAGGATTCTACCGGAGATCTATTTGCAATCGGAAAGTTCATTGCTCAGCGACCTGAGGCCACCCTTTTTAATGGCGAGGATACCGTATTATTAGGGGGACTGATTGCGGGAGCTTGTGGAGGGATTGGGTTGACCTATAATCTGATGCCTCGTTGGTTTGTTCAACTTTGGGATGCTGTTCAGGGTGGAAATATGGCTGAGGCCGCTGAGTTGCAGAAGAAGATCAATAAGTGCATCTCCATATTATTGAATTTTAACCTGATAGCCGCTGCAAAGCAGATGATGGCTTGGATAGGGCTTGAATGCGGAGTGCCGAGGACACCTCTTCGTGAGCTGGAAGATGACGAGAAGATCCAGCTGCGTAAAAATTTGGAAAACACAGGGTACTTTGAGCAAGCATGA